A stretch of the Filimonas lacunae genome encodes the following:
- a CDS encoding YWFCY domain-containing protein, with the protein MQTSENPQALGKIIDFTRLVSILLLFIHFYCTCYTTFQQLHLTATIVDNVVFNLVTGMKPLSPGFIKSSALLLLTVALIGNKGKKDEKQTIKPIIILLISGLILYYSATFILSLSLTDQTQASLYISITATGYLLVLTAGNKISRVIHIKLNNDPFNSLNETFPQEERWIENEFSVNMRTEYNLKGKIRSGVCNILQPQRATLLCGTPGSGKSVYLVRAFIEQHLAKAFTMFVFDYKFPDLSKITYNHLLKNIHKYKIPPHFCVINFDDLSRTHRCNAIPPQQMTDITDATESSRTIMLALNRLWIQRQGDFFTESPINFVTALFWFLKKYQGGIYCTLPHTIELSSVAYPELFAVMEQEEEIQILMNPFYSAWKAGAAEQLEGQIASAKIGLSRLASPQLYYVLSGNDFTLDINNPESPKVVVMGSNPQRQAIYGAVLSLYAERLLKQINKPGKLKSSVIIDEAPTIYIGGLDNHIAVARGRGCCTTLAIQDLSQFRRDYGKEQADVIVNTCGNIILYRVRYWETAPSFYLNGSGKLCRTGNLSQSTRTILPSATQLN; encoded by the coding sequence ATGCAAACCAGCGAAAATCCACAGGCGCTGGGTAAGATTATCGACTTTACCCGCCTGGTCAGCATTCTACTTTTATTCATCCACTTCTATTGCACCTGCTATACCACATTCCAGCAGCTGCACCTTACTGCAACAATCGTTGACAATGTTGTATTCAACCTGGTTACAGGCATGAAACCCTTATCACCTGGTTTCATTAAATCATCCGCATTATTGTTATTGACTGTAGCCCTCATAGGCAACAAAGGAAAAAAAGATGAAAAACAAACCATCAAACCAATAATCATTTTACTCATTTCTGGATTGATCCTTTATTATTCAGCAACATTCATTCTTTCACTATCCCTTACTGATCAAACACAGGCTAGTCTCTATATATCTATTACCGCAACTGGGTATTTACTGGTACTAACAGCAGGTAATAAAATAAGCAGGGTCATACATATTAAGTTGAACAATGACCCTTTCAACAGCTTAAATGAAACATTTCCCCAAGAAGAACGCTGGATTGAAAATGAGTTCTCAGTAAACATGAGAACCGAGTATAACCTGAAAGGAAAAATCCGTTCCGGGGTATGCAACATCCTTCAACCCCAAAGGGCAACGCTTTTGTGCGGGACGCCCGGAAGCGGTAAATCGGTATATCTCGTTCGCGCATTCATAGAGCAACACCTGGCCAAAGCCTTCACCATGTTTGTGTTTGATTACAAATTTCCTGATCTATCTAAAATCACCTATAACCATCTTTTAAAGAATATCCATAAATATAAAATACCACCACACTTCTGCGTTATCAACTTTGACGATCTCAGCAGGACACACAGGTGTAATGCTATCCCACCGCAACAGATGACGGACATAACAGATGCCACCGAGAGCAGCCGAACAATTATGCTGGCTTTGAACAGGCTCTGGATTCAACGCCAAGGGGATTTTTTTACCGAATCACCAATAAACTTTGTTACCGCCTTATTCTGGTTTCTTAAAAAATATCAAGGTGGTATCTACTGTACACTTCCGCACACAATTGAACTTTCATCCGTAGCCTATCCTGAGCTCTTTGCAGTGATGGAGCAGGAAGAAGAAATACAGATATTAATGAATCCGTTCTACTCAGCCTGGAAAGCAGGGGCAGCTGAACAATTAGAAGGACAGATAGCTTCAGCCAAAATTGGGCTCTCCCGACTGGCATCCCCTCAATTGTATTACGTACTAAGTGGCAATGACTTTACCCTGGACATAAATAACCCGGAATCACCCAAAGTCGTGGTTATGGGAAGTAACCCGCAACGCCAGGCTATCTATGGCGCAGTGCTCAGTTTGTACGCCGAAAGACTACTCAAACAAATTAACAAACCAGGCAAATTGAAGAGTTCGGTCATCATAGATGAAGCACCCACAATATATATAGGCGGTCTTGATAATCACATCGCAGTGGCCAGAGGGCGAGGTTGTTGCACCACTTTAGCGATCCAGGATTTATCGCAGTTCAGACGAGATTATGGTAAGGAACAAGCCGATGTGATCGTGAACACATGCGGCAATATTATATTATATCGGGTCAGGTATTGGGAGACAGCGCCAAGCTTTTATCTGAACGGATCGGGAAAATTGTGCAGGACAGGCAATCTATCTCAATCAACGCGAACGATACTTCCATCAGCAACTCAACTCAATTAG
- a CDS encoding TraG family conjugative transposon ATPase yields MKSTPLEKIFPILKVENNCIINHQADITVAFKITLPEIFTMSASDYESIHNTFVKAIRILPPHSLLHKQDWFVATDYTPDFDKEQSFFSRASERHFNERPYLDHSSYIYLTKKGETKRAASPMNSSLLKKNLVPKQAMNEKDIEQFLDKTGQFQKILEDSGFIKMERLTTEQLASGDNPGLIEKYCYLQLDGQPIIRDIELKPTLKVGNLNCQIFTLADMEDMPSLCGQSINYEKYSTEQTRFSVGFTAPICQLLSCNHIYNQYIIISDAQETIKKMEAKALRLHSLSTYSRENTITRDATNKFLNEAIAQQRLPIKAHFNILTWSERKEDGKEIRNQVSAALAQLDARTKEESVNAAHLYWCAIPGNAGELPANEMFDTFAEQAACFFNTETNYQSSISPIGIRFGDRLSGNPLHVDISDEPMRKGICTNRNKFILGPSGSGKSFFTNHMMRSYYECGAHIVIVDVGHSYKGLCELVNGYYYTYSETNPIKFNPFFIDGGVLDTEKKESIKTLLLALWKKEDQSYTRAEYIALSNALQSYYDKLDKHPDIFPCFDTFYDFLKNEFNHQLGQDGIKEKDFDITNLLYVLRPYAKGGEYDYLLNARENLQMLDQPFIVFEIDALKDHPILFTVTTITIMEIFISKMRKLKGIRKVILIEEAWKAIARAGMAEYIKYLFKTVRKHFGEAIVVSQEVADIISSDIIKDAIINNSDCKILLDQSKYVNKFHQVQSLLGLTDKEKALILSMNKANDPKLKYKEVFISLGGILSKVYRTEVSLEEYLCYSTEEKEKVQVQAYAARYGSMQKGIAMLAQQLRSAA; encoded by the coding sequence ATGAAATCAACACCACTGGAAAAGATATTCCCCATACTAAAAGTTGAGAACAACTGTATCATCAATCACCAGGCAGACATTACGGTAGCGTTTAAAATCACTTTGCCGGAAATCTTCACCATGTCTGCCAGTGATTATGAATCTATACATAACACGTTCGTGAAAGCAATCCGTATACTGCCACCTCACTCACTGCTTCATAAACAGGATTGGTTTGTGGCTACAGATTATACACCGGATTTTGACAAAGAGCAGTCCTTCTTTTCACGAGCCAGCGAACGCCACTTTAACGAACGCCCATATCTCGACCATTCCAGCTATATATATCTCACCAAAAAAGGAGAAACAAAAAGGGCTGCATCCCCCATGAATTCCTCCCTACTCAAAAAGAACCTGGTGCCTAAACAGGCCATGAACGAAAAGGATATTGAACAATTCCTGGATAAAACAGGCCAGTTTCAAAAAATCCTGGAAGACAGTGGCTTTATCAAAATGGAAAGGCTCACCACCGAACAGCTGGCCAGTGGTGACAACCCCGGCCTAATTGAAAAATACTGTTACCTGCAACTGGACGGCCAGCCTATCATACGTGATATTGAGCTAAAACCCACGCTGAAAGTAGGAAACCTCAACTGCCAGATTTTTACCCTGGCAGATATGGAGGACATGCCTTCGCTGTGTGGGCAAAGCATTAACTACGAAAAGTACTCTACCGAACAGACACGCTTTTCGGTAGGTTTTACCGCCCCCATATGCCAGCTGTTAAGCTGCAACCACATATATAACCAGTATATCATTATCAGTGATGCACAGGAAACCATAAAGAAAATGGAAGCAAAAGCCCTTCGCCTGCATTCATTGTCTACCTACTCCCGTGAGAACACCATCACCCGTGATGCTACTAATAAATTCCTGAATGAAGCGATTGCACAGCAAAGGCTCCCAATAAAAGCCCACTTTAACATCCTTACCTGGAGTGAACGTAAAGAAGATGGTAAGGAAATACGCAACCAGGTATCTGCTGCATTGGCTCAGTTGGATGCCAGGACAAAAGAAGAATCCGTAAACGCTGCGCACCTGTATTGGTGTGCCATACCGGGCAACGCTGGTGAACTTCCCGCTAATGAAATGTTCGACACATTTGCCGAACAGGCCGCATGCTTTTTTAATACAGAAACGAACTACCAGAGCTCCATCAGCCCTATAGGCATACGCTTCGGGGATCGGCTGTCAGGAAATCCCCTGCATGTAGACATATCGGATGAACCCATGCGCAAAGGTATCTGTACCAATCGCAATAAGTTTATCCTGGGCCCATCAGGTTCTGGTAAAAGTTTTTTTACCAACCATATGATGCGCAGCTACTATGAATGCGGGGCACATATCGTTATAGTAGATGTGGGACACTCCTATAAAGGGCTTTGTGAGCTGGTAAATGGCTATTACTATACCTACTCAGAAACAAACCCTATTAAGTTCAACCCATTCTTTATTGATGGCGGCGTGCTGGATACGGAGAAAAAAGAATCCATTAAAACCCTGCTACTGGCACTATGGAAAAAAGAAGACCAGTCGTACACCAGGGCTGAATATATCGCCCTATCCAATGCACTGCAATCCTATTACGATAAACTGGACAAGCACCCGGATATATTCCCATGCTTTGACACCTTCTATGATTTTCTGAAAAATGAATTCAACCATCAGTTAGGCCAGGATGGTATCAAAGAAAAAGACTTTGACATAACAAACCTTCTTTATGTGCTACGACCATACGCCAAAGGTGGTGAGTATGACTATCTACTGAATGCGCGAGAGAACCTGCAAATGCTGGATCAGCCCTTCATTGTATTTGAAATTGATGCTTTGAAGGATCACCCGATTTTGTTTACAGTTACAACGATCACGATTATGGAAATATTTATTTCCAAGATGCGAAAACTAAAAGGCATCCGCAAAGTGATCCTCATAGAAGAAGCCTGGAAAGCCATCGCACGGGCAGGTATGGCAGAATATATAAAATATCTTTTTAAGACTGTACGTAAGCATTTTGGGGAAGCGATTGTCGTGAGCCAGGAGGTTGCCGACATTATCAGCTCAGACATTATTAAAGATGCCATCATTAATAACAGCGACTGCAAAATCTTGCTGGATCAAAGCAAGTACGTCAATAAATTCCACCAGGTACAATCACTACTAGGATTAACCGATAAAGAAAAAGCCCTTATCCTTTCGATGAATAAGGCCAACGATCCGAAACTGAAATACAAAGAGGTTTTTATATCACTGGGAGGTATCCTTTCCAAAGTATACAGAACAGAAGTATCCCTGGAAGAATACCTGTGCTATAGCACGGAAGAAAAGGAAAAGGTACAGGTGCAGGCATATGCTGCACGGTATGGCTCCATGCAGAAAGGTATTGCCATGTTAGCCCAGCAATTACGCTCCGCAGCATAA
- a CDS encoding RteC domain-containing protein, with product MHLSNTTTNLHHSLKDEIDEIMSQPETLTLRYGKIAQTASDKIEQINQLLFTQEFNNEAEEINFFKNILPPLYATYMRYVSFYHIETRKPIGIKKTLERYFKKELKKIEDYSTQHAELSFYLKSGNTHLDHLYFVRARSINDHSVDNFFPAINKRCCTIYSLRIALLLANEVIKDYLYQSLTHIKESYTIGSIFDKSTFPSVKPLTWTGSKTDLIELAYALQTDGCFNEGKAQLNQIIEYLETIFYINLGNTTRVFQDILARKMGYTKFIDRLKNRLENRIEKIEEKNRK from the coding sequence ATGCACTTATCCAATACTACTACGAATCTCCATCACTCTCTCAAAGATGAAATTGACGAAATAATGTCACAGCCGGAAACGCTCACATTACGCTATGGGAAAATCGCGCAAACAGCATCAGATAAAATAGAGCAAATAAACCAGCTGCTCTTTACCCAGGAATTTAATAATGAAGCGGAAGAAATCAATTTCTTTAAAAACATTCTTCCTCCCTTGTATGCCACCTATATGCGGTATGTTTCATTTTACCATATTGAAACCCGCAAACCTATTGGCATCAAAAAAACACTGGAGCGCTATTTCAAAAAAGAACTGAAGAAAATTGAAGACTATAGCACACAACATGCTGAACTTTCCTTCTATCTGAAATCAGGTAATACCCACCTGGATCACCTGTATTTCGTTCGAGCCAGAAGCATCAACGACCACTCCGTAGATAACTTCTTTCCAGCCATCAATAAAAGATGCTGTACCATTTACTCCTTACGTATTGCTTTATTACTAGCGAATGAAGTAATTAAAGATTACCTATATCAATCCCTCACTCATATTAAAGAAAGCTACACCATAGGTAGCATCTTTGACAAATCAACTTTCCCATCCGTAAAACCGCTTACATGGACAGGTAGCAAAACAGACCTCATAGAACTGGCTTATGCCCTACAGACAGACGGCTGTTTCAACGAAGGCAAAGCACAGTTAAACCAGATCATAGAATACCTGGAGACTATCTTTTATATCAACCTGGGTAATACAACCCGCGTGTTCCAGGACATACTGGCACGTAAAATGGGCTATACTAAATTTATCGACAGGCTGAAAAACAGGCTTGAAAATCGAATCGAGAAAATAGAAGAAAAGAATAGAAAATAA
- a CDS encoding putative phage abortive infection protein yields MNKEEQKKTLAQRIVKFIEDNKTLSVVSVIVFIWMLCTIAFPFIMNRVFHDKDIRTNGPVGDFIGGTTAPWISMLCAFLTFVAFYVQYRANQLQKQELAKQQADSDKERVEARFFELLRLHKENVAAMSTWSRGGRVNGKACFPELLKEFANIYRVVFHYWNEEGKTKLPGHPAKLAFWILFFGISEEGQLFYRNRYLGYENRGRVRQIIKAFEVWSGGKSAEDWHIYEKELNLDIKVYRRFEGHSSQLGTYLRHLFQTAHYITTSKHDISVEDRYELMKILRAQLSVEEQMLLYYNAYAMYDKEWYQIFTKYRLIKNIHLPNIIPNFPSPKTVYAEDMIKLHLSTGRKLFEHQGNIIMEEMAWRVKNPVLAKKLEDDYRESIRKKNVSLLRV; encoded by the coding sequence ATGAATAAGGAAGAGCAAAAGAAGACACTTGCACAACGGATTGTAAAGTTTATAGAAGATAATAAAACCTTGTCCGTTGTTTCGGTTATTGTTTTCATATGGATGCTTTGTACAATAGCCTTTCCGTTTATCATGAATCGTGTATTTCATGATAAGGACATTAGGACAAATGGCCCTGTTGGTGATTTTATAGGAGGAACGACCGCTCCCTGGATAAGTATGTTGTGTGCGTTTCTGACCTTTGTTGCTTTCTACGTACAGTATCGGGCGAACCAATTACAGAAACAGGAGCTTGCAAAGCAGCAGGCAGATTCTGATAAGGAGCGTGTAGAAGCCCGTTTTTTTGAGCTATTGAGATTACATAAGGAGAATGTTGCTGCTATGTCTACTTGGAGCCGTGGTGGCCGTGTGAATGGGAAAGCGTGTTTTCCTGAATTGTTAAAGGAATTCGCAAACATATATCGTGTGGTATTCCATTACTGGAACGAAGAAGGGAAAACGAAACTGCCAGGTCATCCTGCGAAGTTGGCTTTCTGGATATTATTTTTTGGTATTAGTGAAGAAGGACAGCTTTTTTACAGGAATCGTTATTTGGGGTATGAGAATAGGGGGAGAGTTAGGCAGATTATAAAGGCTTTTGAAGTATGGAGTGGTGGTAAGTCTGCCGAGGATTGGCATATTTATGAGAAAGAGTTAAACTTGGATATAAAAGTATATCGTAGATTTGAGGGGCATTCTTCTCAGTTGGGTACTTATCTCAGGCATTTGTTTCAAACTGCTCATTATATAACTACTTCCAAACATGATATATCTGTAGAAGATAGATATGAGCTTATGAAAATTCTACGGGCGCAGCTAAGTGTAGAAGAGCAGATGTTACTTTATTACAATGCCTATGCAATGTATGATAAGGAATGGTATCAGATATTTACAAAATATAGGCTTATTAAGAATATTCACCTGCCTAATATTATCCCTAATTTCCCCTCTCCTAAAACGGTTTATGCAGAAGATATGATTAAACTACATTTATCGACCGGGAGAAAATTGTTTGAACATCAGGGGAATATTATTATGGAAGAAATGGCCTGGAGAGTAAAGAATCCAGTTTTAGCGAAAAAGCTGGAGGATGATTATAGAGAAAGCATCAGGAAGAAAAATGTAAGTTTATTAAGGGTTTAG
- a CDS encoding RNA polymerase sigma factor — MINSVMSPSVFKVGEDVLSFQEVYNQYSKVLYDFVYMKLKDDGVARGIVDSALLNASKFAATSSEHLRKYLFKACRNHIINHIRKEKKHSNHENCYKLTVVDRTENVESVIEKRELWNVVSYEVKQLPEWMREIIFLYYDCGHTLKEIANIKRIPEHNVYQRKYLALRQLKSQLLGK, encoded by the coding sequence ATGATTAACAGTGTAATGTCCCCGTCTGTATTCAAAGTTGGTGAAGATGTATTGTCCTTTCAGGAAGTGTACAATCAGTATAGCAAGGTGCTGTACGATTTTGTATATATGAAACTGAAAGATGATGGTGTTGCCCGTGGCATTGTCGATAGTGCATTGTTGAATGCTTCAAAGTTTGCTGCAACTAGTTCAGAGCATTTGAGGAAATATCTTTTTAAGGCCTGCCGTAATCATATAATCAATCATATACGTAAGGAGAAAAAGCACAGCAATCATGAGAATTGCTATAAGCTGACTGTTGTTGACAGAACCGAAAATGTAGAATCTGTTATTGAAAAGCGGGAGTTATGGAATGTTGTATCGTATGAGGTGAAGCAGCTGCCAGAGTGGATGCGTGAAATTATTTTCCTGTACTACGACTGCGGGCATACACTAAAGGAAATTGCCAATATTAAGCGGATTCCCGAACACAATGTATATCAAAGAAAGTATTTGGCGCTTCGCCAGTTGAAATCGCAGTTGTTGGGAAAGTAA
- a CDS encoding DUF4133 domain-containing protein produces MSVLEVNKGVNRPIVFKGFKAQYISFLAIGLVAILLIFAILYVIGVNIYVTLIVVLPSGAAYMAYIQNLSKKYGQHGLMKNMANKILPDNITTNSANIFQQINTTYEINTTGKDIPHTKS; encoded by the coding sequence ATGTCTGTATTAGAAGTCAATAAAGGAGTAAACAGACCTATTGTTTTCAAAGGCTTCAAAGCACAGTATATAAGCTTTTTGGCCATCGGACTGGTAGCTATACTTCTCATATTTGCTATACTCTATGTGATAGGTGTAAACATATATGTAACATTAATAGTAGTGCTACCATCCGGGGCCGCCTATATGGCCTACATACAAAACCTCAGTAAGAAATACGGACAACACGGACTAATGAAAAACATGGCGAATAAAATACTCCCTGACAACATCACCACCAACTCAGCCAACATCTTCCAACAGATAAATACCACCTATGAAATCAACACCACTGGAAAAGATATTCCCCATACTAAAAGTTGA
- a CDS encoding tyrosine-type recombinase/integrase: MSATFKLFHEEGTTKKEDQQVDQKEKLRPIKLRVTFNRKPREYSTVHNVTAEDYDKLDKPHISDNLKKIKTAIRKIMLEAEDIAEQLEPFSHDAFERSFILNNPLFDQRKRKTRKDNQQKKGDDFSKHEKKFMILRTPGIDLKGTIGHSYLKFVKEKILDNKIGSALKYNYSFANIYNFKGNIQLTEITTEFVKEFERHKIKNNVRKSAVGSTLRHLRAVLLDAFDAGLLVQNKKTYPFGKKKYKIGEHTKKKQKLTEDEMNLFFNTATDCENETMARDFWFFFYFANGMNPRDVYFLKYGDISDEFIKFVRAKTEDTTETTTEIVAYLNDDMKAVIEKWGNKDKDPDNYVFPVLTPGLDATDIDTAVTKRTRLIRDWTKKIGKRLEIPLTITPQLARVQFASDMSAAGSTTSFIKGSLGHQKEATTEKYLASIGFDEVKKQANILQKFKKQNNKANSERTAA; this comes from the coding sequence ATGTCTGCAACATTTAAACTTTTTCACGAAGAAGGCACCACAAAAAAAGAAGATCAGCAAGTAGATCAGAAAGAAAAGCTTCGCCCTATTAAGCTAAGGGTAACTTTTAACCGTAAACCACGGGAATACTCAACCGTGCATAATGTAACAGCGGAAGATTACGACAAGCTGGATAAACCACACATTTCAGATAATCTGAAAAAAATAAAAACGGCCATCCGTAAAATTATGCTGGAAGCAGAGGATATAGCGGAACAGCTTGAACCGTTTAGCCATGATGCCTTTGAAAGATCATTTATTCTTAATAACCCCCTTTTCGATCAGAGAAAAAGAAAGACCAGAAAGGACAATCAACAAAAGAAAGGGGATGATTTTAGTAAACACGAAAAGAAGTTTATGATCCTCCGTACCCCTGGAATTGATTTAAAGGGCACAATAGGCCATTCTTACCTAAAATTTGTGAAAGAGAAAATTTTGGATAACAAAATTGGTTCAGCCCTTAAATACAATTACAGCTTTGCCAATATTTACAATTTCAAAGGCAACATCCAGCTAACAGAGATCACCACCGAATTTGTAAAAGAATTTGAACGACATAAAATCAAAAACAACGTCCGCAAAAGTGCTGTTGGTTCCACCTTACGACATTTACGGGCAGTATTGTTAGATGCCTTTGATGCTGGGTTGCTGGTACAAAACAAGAAGACCTACCCTTTTGGTAAAAAGAAATACAAAATTGGGGAACATACAAAGAAGAAACAGAAGCTTACCGAGGATGAAATGAATTTGTTTTTTAATACTGCCACCGATTGTGAAAACGAAACAATGGCCAGAGACTTTTGGTTTTTCTTCTACTTTGCTAATGGGATGAACCCAAGAGACGTGTATTTTTTAAAATATGGTGACATTTCGGATGAGTTTATCAAATTTGTACGGGCCAAAACAGAAGATACCACAGAAACTACAACTGAAATAGTTGCCTATCTAAACGATGATATGAAAGCAGTTATTGAAAAGTGGGGAAACAAAGACAAAGACCCGGATAACTATGTATTCCCGGTTTTAACACCTGGGTTAGATGCAACTGATATAGATACAGCAGTCACTAAACGCACCCGCCTTATTAGAGACTGGACAAAGAAGATAGGCAAAAGACTGGAAATACCATTGACAATTACACCGCAGCTGGCAAGAGTTCAATTTGCTTCTGACATGAGCGCTGCCGGATCAACAACATCATTCATTAAAGGATCATTAGGCCATCAAAAAGAAGCAACGACAGAAAAATACCTGGCATCCATTGGATTTGATGAAGTAAAAAAACAAGCTAATATCCTACAGAAATTCAAAAAGCAAAATAATAAAGCTAATTCCGAGCGAACAGCTGCTTAA
- a CDS encoding plasmid mobilization protein, translating to MPRPKLDDTEALAYKIFTRVNRQKYEQLQNWAEGSRQDMSGLLRDIIYNRPIRIITHDNTFNDTMQELVKIRTELKSIGININQITRLFNTYPEKTRKEFYAKTAFHQYTAIHNQVNRLYVLTEKLTLKWLSK from the coding sequence ATGCCCAGGCCAAAATTGGACGATACGGAAGCATTAGCCTATAAAATTTTCACCCGCGTAAATCGCCAGAAATATGAACAGTTGCAGAATTGGGCCGAGGGCTCCCGCCAGGATATGAGCGGTTTGTTACGGGATATTATTTATAACCGGCCTATCAGGATTATCACTCATGACAACACATTTAATGACACCATGCAGGAACTCGTTAAAATCAGAACTGAGTTAAAATCCATAGGTATCAATATTAATCAGATCACCAGGCTTTTCAATACCTACCCGGAAAAAACCAGAAAGGAGTTTTATGCAAAAACAGCCTTCCATCAGTACACCGCCATCCATAACCAGGTAAACCGCCTATATGTGCTTACCGAAAAACTCACTTTAAAATGGTTATCAAAATAA
- a CDS encoding relaxase/mobilization nuclease domain-containing protein, producing MVIKITSSKRMNDPLNYNEKKVSEGVAQLIMASGFGCDIENLNTSQKLQRFQHNISQTQKIRTKALHIFISFLPEDKISHDSMHELARKYIDRIGFAEQPYLIYQHNDTHHPHLHIVTTPIKQDGTTINLHNIGSRLSNPARQALETEYHLIKANGRSQETEAHASMNTIISNTIDNYKFTSLVEFNAILREHGIIADPGKPGSFMHKHGGLQYFRVDDKGRKTGKPIKSSKFLGKPTLARITRKFQPNSFAKNAYQKKVQEKIVNILQHTQSLQALNQQLKNANIGCYIEYNRQAEITDISFIDHRSKTVYHSTELGLTTDQVIHAGQQRSPVSKPTIASSNRSYEYPVSLYSTKDFLINQFALLLTSQPQSEGMAGDTNQKKKKKKKLNR from the coding sequence ATGGTTATCAAAATAACAAGCTCCAAACGTATGAACGACCCGCTGAACTATAACGAAAAGAAAGTAAGCGAAGGTGTTGCTCAATTAATAATGGCATCCGGTTTTGGCTGTGACATTGAAAACTTAAACACTAGCCAGAAACTACAACGTTTTCAGCACAACATCAGCCAAACCCAAAAAATCAGAACAAAGGCCCTGCATATTTTTATCAGCTTTTTGCCGGAAGATAAAATAAGCCATGATTCCATGCACGAACTGGCCAGGAAATACATAGATCGTATTGGCTTCGCAGAACAGCCCTACCTTATTTACCAACACAACGATACACACCATCCACACCTGCATATAGTAACTACACCTATAAAACAGGATGGCACCACCATCAACCTGCACAATATCGGCTCACGGCTTAGTAATCCAGCCAGACAGGCACTGGAAACAGAATACCATTTGATAAAAGCAAATGGCCGCAGCCAGGAAACGGAAGCCCATGCTTCCATGAACACCATTATCAGCAACACCATAGACAACTACAAATTCACCAGCCTGGTAGAATTCAATGCCATCCTGCGGGAGCACGGTATCATTGCCGATCCGGGGAAACCCGGAAGCTTCATGCACAAACATGGCGGGCTTCAATATTTCCGGGTAGACGATAAAGGCCGCAAAACTGGGAAACCCATCAAATCAAGCAAATTCCTGGGTAAACCAACGCTTGCCCGCATCACCCGTAAATTCCAACCTAACAGTTTTGCAAAGAATGCTTACCAGAAAAAAGTACAGGAAAAAATTGTAAACATTCTGCAACATACCCAGTCCCTCCAGGCATTGAACCAACAGCTGAAAAATGCGAACATCGGCTGTTACATAGAATACAACAGACAGGCAGAGATCACAGACATATCCTTTATTGATCACCGGTCAAAAACGGTTTACCATTCTACAGAATTGGGTTTAACAACAGATCAGGTTATTCATGCAGGGCAACAAAGATCCCCTGTATCTAAACCCACTATCGCATCTTCCAACAGAAGTTATGAATATCCTGTCTCCCTTTATTCTACCAAAGACTTCCTGATTAATCAGTTCGCGCTACTACTCACCAGTCAGCCGCAGTCAGAAGGTATGGCCGGTGACACTAACCAGAAAAAGAAAAAGAAGAAAAAGCTAAACAGATAA
- a CDS encoding DUF4134 domain-containing protein — MAKAGTADGDTGIKAATDLLNKYFKTGTILLYSIGAVVGLVGASKVYSKWSNGDSDTTKVASAWFGACIFLVVVATVLSSFFGVEQ; from the coding sequence ATGGCAAAAGCAGGAACAGCAGACGGAGACACCGGCATTAAAGCCGCTACCGATTTATTAAACAAGTATTTCAAGACCGGCACCATACTACTCTATTCCATAGGCGCAGTTGTTGGCCTGGTAGGCGCTTCAAAAGTCTACTCGAAATGGAGTAACGGTGATAGCGATACCACCAAGGTTGCATCCGCATGGTTCGGGGCATGTATTTTCTTAGTGGTAGTGGCCACTGTATTATCATCATTCTTTGGCGTAGAACAATAA